The following are encoded in a window of Sminthopsis crassicaudata isolate SCR6 chromosome 3, ASM4859323v1, whole genome shotgun sequence genomic DNA:
- the ZNF541 gene encoding zinc finger protein 541 isoform X2: MDQYSLGDDGALQSEMHLPGFSESQGLNCSDTLNRDLCPNTRDLLYAGLSSLDLDPGLPTPDMASEALEDNLDALSLYSGKEGDSAKLLEEYADSDSQPSLQDLGLGVLKASKEADEGGRTSSGSARKGKRQHSSPQNPFLDCSLCGKVFSSASSLSKHYLTHSQERKHVCKICSKAFKRQDHLTGHMLTHQKTKPFVCIEQGCSKSYCDYRSLRRHYEVQHGLCILKEAPPEEEACGDSPHAHEAAGQAGPSSLRTLVPSEARSPSSLLPNRDLLRCIVSSIVHQKLPSPGPATAGAPDVDGRGSLCPCPSSAGSVSCTPANALAPTGALGIEPPEEPRPPRKDPPPSDMFTVIHSGNLAAMAPGGENGASDPADSELPFLPLPSAGLESWSDGGTLPCLPLFRGQAVSASSQPSSHNFQWVRNLPGCPKSKGNSVYVVHKPAPVPARDGSEPGPGPGPVSPLLDPLAAPAGAGPEDVLSFPPTLLKAPGDTLSDARFAGGEDSSWPAQRNKYECEPFPWQNPGELGLQDVQKPSGLPPESTPLFRQLFLKSQESLVSHEQMQVFQMITKSQRIFSHTQVAAAPSQLPLPETKQALLKPLQGVWQQPLAPGADSFHALPGNPEQEGSPARRRKTQALFPRESSPGSTRRDSKGGPKVAPALPSLGSSLDPCGNPDASMTKQLRSAKGSVGLGDVFSPAHPRPSPSGVEEPAGGQFHSKLSQTENGAPSASKGDKSQTCAREMGYRLFSGSTRAQRFSGFRKDKVKMDMCCAASPSQVAMASFSSAGASAEPTRDMKSKLTIFNRIQGGNIYRLPNPVRDESLVTGCNQLNGVSPDWTEPRSTYVCKNCSQMFYTEKGLSSHMCFHSDQWPSPRGRQEQQVYNTEYCKPQRLVLRPEGDGQSPPGAKRPLEDLAAAPLVTPVSVPVPAGSRPPGSLTKGHERAGREERDTKETSQHRKRKKRPQPKALFIPPPPSVFGEIQPGPGGCYQSCLRSPVFLVDHLLKGLFQCSPYTPPPMLSPIREGSGLYFNTLFSTSAHSGPERLYGAVLDQVDGSFGIAVVKDDTKISIEPHINIGSRFQAEIPKPREISLAEGDQHGASLVWKPWGDVMTNPDTQERVTELCNVACSSVMPGGGTNLELALHCLHEAQGDIRDALETLLLRGPQKAPSHPLADYRYTGSDIWTPVEKRLFKKAFCAHKKDFYLIHKTIQTKNVAQCVEYYYIWKKMIKFDCGRAPGLEKRVKREQDEVSCSPRDRLSHRPTPELKIKTKSYKREANVTSSPTIGPKRTPEPPGSAESQGVFPCRECERVFDKIKSRNAHMKRHRLQEHVEPLVRMKWPVKPFRSEPRDEEEEEEAGAEGGPLRW, from the exons ATGGACCAGTACAGCCTTGGGGATGATGGTGCCCTTCAGTCAGAGATGCATCTTCCTGGATTTTCAGAGAGCCAGGGGCTGAACTGCAGTGACACCCTCAATCGGGATCTGTGCCCCAACACAAGAGACCTGCTCTATGCTGGCCTGAGCAGCTTAGACCTGGACCCGGGCCTCCCAACACCAGATATGGCCAGTGAGGCTCTGGAGGACAACCTTGATGCCCTCTCTTTGTattcagggaaggagggagactcGGCAAAGCTGTTGGAGGAATATGCTGACTCAGACTCACAGCCTTCCTTGCAGG ATCTGGGGCTGGGCGTTCTGAAGGCTTCTAAAGAAGCAGATGAAGGAGGCAGGACCAGCTCGGGCAGTGCCAGGAAAGGAAAACGGCAGCACAGCTCCCCCCAGAACCCGTTCCTGGATTGCAGCCTCTGTGGAAAGGTGTTCAGCAGCGCCAGCTCCCTTAGCAAACACTACTTGACGCACAGCCAGGAGAGGAAACACGTCTGCAAAATCTGCAGCAAGGCCTTTAAGCGTCAGGACCACCT GACTGGACACATGCTGACCCATCAGAAAACCAAACCTTTTGTGTGCATTGAGCAGGGCTGCAGCAAGAGCTACTGTGATTATCGTTCCCTGCGCCGACACTATGAGGTGCAGCATGGCCTGTGTATCCTGAAGGAGGCCCCTCCAGAAGAGGAAGCCTGTGGGGACTCCCCCCATGCCCACGAGGCCGCCGGCCAGGCCGGGCCCAGCAGCCTCCGAACCCTGGTGCCCTCCGAGGCCCGCTCCCCCAGCTCCCTCCTGCCCAACCGAGATCTCCTGCGGTGCATTGTGAGCAGCATTGTCCACCAGAAGCTCCCCTCACCCGGCCCAGCCACTGCAGGGGCACCAGATGTGGATGGGAGGGGCTCACTGTGCCCCTGTCCATCCAGTGCGGGCTCTGTCTCCTGTACTCCTGCCAATGCCCTGGCACCCACGGGAGCCCTGGGCATTGAGCCTCCCGAGGAGCCTCGTCCCCCAAGAAAGGATCCGCCCCCCTCTGACATGTTCACGGTTATCCACTCGGGGAACCTGGCAGCCATGGCCCCAGGGGGAGAGAATGGAGCCTCTGACCCAGCCGATTCAGAACTGCCTTTTCTCCCACTCCCGTCTGCTGGGCTGGAAAGTTGGTCCGATGGGGGGACCCTGCCTTGCCTGCCTCTCTTCCGGGGCCAGGCGGTCTCAGCCAGCTCCCAGCCATCTAGTCACAACTTCCAGTGGGTCAGGAACCTGCCTGGCTGCCCCAAGAGCAAAGGGAACAGTGTCTATGTGGTCCACAAGCCGGCTCCGGTACCTGCCCGGGACGGCTCCGAGCCGGGGCCCGGGCCCGGGCCTGTGTCCCCCCTGCTGGACCCTTTAGCTGCTCCGGCGGGCGCTGGTCCGGAGGATGtgctctctttccctcccacGCTGCTAAAGGCACCGGGGGACACCCTGAGTGATGCCAGGTTCGCTGGTGGGGAGGACAGCTCGTGGCCTGCCCAGAGGAACAAGTACGAGTGCGAGCCCTTCCCTTGGCAGAACCCTGGGGAGCTGGGCCTCCAGGATGTGCAGAAGCCGAGCGGGCTCCCCCCTGAGAGCACCCCGCTCTTCCGGCAGCTCTTTCTCAAGTCCCAGGAGTCCCTGGTGAGCCATGAGCAGATGCAGGTGTTCCAAATGATCACCAAATCCCAGCGGATCTTCTCCCACACCCAGGTAGCAGCAGCTCCCTCTCAGCTCCCACTCCCAGAGACCAAGCAGGCTTTGCTGAAACCACTGCAGGGCGTGTGGCAGCAGCCTCTGGCCCCAGGGGCTGACTCGTTCCATGCTCTCCCGGGAAACCCGGAGCAGGAGGGGTCGCCGGCCCGCAGGAGAAAGACCCAGGCCCTGTTTCCAAGAGAGTCTTCACCTGGGAGCACGAGGCGGGACTCCAAGGGAGGGCCCAAAGTGGCCCCTGCTTTGCCTTCCCTTGGATCGTCCCTGGACCCTTGCGGGAATCCCGACGCTTCTATGACTAAGCAGTTGCGGTCAGCCAAAGGGAGCGTAGGTCTGGGGGATGTTTTCTCCCCAGCGCATCCTCGGCCGTCTCCGTCGGGGGTGGAAGAGCCAGCTGGAGGCCAGTTCCATTCCAAGCTGTCTCAGACGGAGAACGGCGCGCCCTCGGCCTCCAAAGGGGACAAGAGTCAGACCTGTGCCAGAGAAATGGGCTATCGACTCTTCTCCGGCAGCACCAGAGCCCAGCGGTTCTCTGGTTTCCGCAAGGACAAAGTGAAGATGGACATGTGCTGTGCAGCCTCTCCAAGCCAGGTGGCCATGGCTTCCTTCTCCTCAGCCGGAGCCTCGGCGGAGCCCACGCGGGACATGAAGTCCAAGCTGACCATCTTCAACAGGATCCAG GGCGGGAACATCTACAGGTTGCCCAACCCAGTGAGGGACGAGAGCCTGGTGACCGGATG CAACCAGCTCAATGGTGTGTCTCCGGACTGGACGGAGCCCAGAAGCACTTATGTCTGTAAGAACTGCAGCCAGATGTTCTACACTGAGAAGGGGCTGAGCAGTCACATGTGTTTTCACAGTGACCAGTGGCCATCACCAAGAGGGAGACAGGAGCAGCAG GTATATAACACGGAATATTGCAAACCCCAGAGATTGGTCCTGAGGCCAGAGGGGGACGGACAGAGTCCACCAGGAGCCAAGAGGCCTTTGGAAGACCTTGCCGCAGCGCCTTTGGTGACTCCCGTGTCTGTCCCTGTGCCAGCTGGGAGCCGACCTCCAGGGAGCCTGACCAAG GGACATGAGAGGGCTGGTCGAGAGGAGAGAGACACTAAGGAAACCAGTCagcacagaaaaagaaaaaaacgcCCCCAGCCCAAGGCATTATttatccctcctccaccttcgGTTTTTGGAGAGATCCAGCCTGGCCCCGGAGGCTGCTATCAGAGCTGTCTGCGTTCCCCCGTGTTCCTGGTCGACCATCTCCTGAAGGGTTTATTCCAGTGTTCTCCATACACACCGCCGCCAATGCTCAGCCCGATCCGGGAGGGGTCAGGATTATACTTCAACACTCTCTTCTCCACGTCCGCTCATTCTGGTCCCGAGAGGCTCTACGGGGCTGTCCTGG ACCAAGTGGATGGCTCTTTTGGAATCGCTGTGGTCAAAGACGACACCAAGATCAGCATTGAGCC ACACATCAATATAGGGAGCCGGTTTCAGGCAGAGATCCCAAAGCCCAGAGAGATTTCTCTGGCAGAAGGTGACCAGCATGGCGCTTCACTGGTGTGGAAGCCATGGGGAGATGTGATGACCAACCCAGACACGCAGGAGAGAG TGACTGAGCTATGTAACGTGGCCTGCTCCAGTGTGATGCCAGGAGGGGGGACCAATCTGGAACTCGCCCTCCACTGCCTGCATGAAGCCCAGGGGGATATCCGG GATGCTCTGGAGACCCTGTTACTTAGAGGACCCCAGAAGGCTCCATCTCATCCTCTGGCTGATTACCGTTACACAG GTTCAGATATCTGGACCCCTGTGGAGAAGAGACTGTTCAAGAAGGCTTTCTGTGCCCACAAGAAGGATTTTTATCTGATACACAAGACG ATTCAGACAAAGAATGTGGCTCAGTGTGTTGAGTATTATTATatctggaaaaaaatgataaagtttgACTGCGGCCGAGCCCCAGGGCTAGAAAAGAGGGTCAAGAGAGAGCAGGATGAG GTAAGCTGCAGCCCCCGAGACCGGCTCAGTCACCGGCCCACCCCCGAGCTGAAGATCAAAACGAAGAGTTACAAGAGAGAGGCCAACGTGACCTCGAGCCCGACCATCGGCCCCAAGAGGACGCCGGAGCCGCCAGGGAGCGCGGAGAGCCAGGGCGTGTTTCCCTGCCGGGAGTGTGAGAG GGTGTTCGATAAGATTAAGAGTCGAAACGCCCACATGAAGCGCCATCGCCTGCAGGAGCACGTGGAGCCTCTGGTCAGAATGAAGTGGCCCGTGAAGCCCTTTAGGAGTGAGCCgcgagatgaggaagaggaggaggaagctgGGGCGGAGGGGGGCCCCCTCCGGTGGTGA